In one Mangifera indica cultivar Alphonso unplaced genomic scaffold, CATAS_Mindica_2.1 Un_0067, whole genome shotgun sequence genomic region, the following are encoded:
- the LOC123207235 gene encoding DEAD-box ATP-dependent RNA helicase 31-like isoform X1, with protein sequence MPIKLLRHLRFLSASRPVTYSPLMNLKPSVRTSGAIPTLRRAFPCKLKYLGFAITRHNDQHLQLGVRKFSTRSFRTRAGSVSGSEVSRDRERGREEIRASKSLIEDEAELSDWVGELGSDLFRSKRINGEEEESDFRKSRGGDRDSFLTKRRRENDTDGLDESNRGVNRNSANALSRSNNSRFDGDFENGNGEPFSRTKNGRFERGNAESCSQKRSERKGRGSFKQEGKKFRRETRFSDDDIGDDVNEGIERIVGGIGNLLNEIVSDGDVRDVDDYDDEDDSTFRKNARTSIGLDDGGGKTKSSPGKYDSYLSETRFDQCLLSPLSLKGIKDAGYEKMTIVQEASLPVLLKGKDVLAKAKTGTGKTVAFLLPSIEVVIKSPPVGRDQKQPPILVLVVCPTRELATQAAAEANTLLKYHPSIGVQVVIGGTRLKMEQKRMQVNPCQILVATPGRLRDHIENTAGFASRLMGVKVLVLDEADQLLDMGFRKSIDKIIAAVPKERQTLLFSATVPEEVRQICHIALKRDHEFINTVEEGSEETHSQVKQMHLVAPLGRHFPLLYVLLKEHVADNIDYKVLVFSTTAMVTRLVADLLGELKLNVREIHSRKPQGYRTRVSDEFRKSKGLILVTSDVSARGVDYPDVTLVIQVGLPADREQYIHRLGRTGRKGKEGQGILLLAPWEEFFLSSIRDLPITKAPVPSLDPETQKQVQRALSHVEKQNKAAAYQAWLGYYNSTKKVGRDKYRLAELANEYSRSMGLDIPPAIPKRVLAKMGLRHIPGLRTQ encoded by the exons ATGCCCATTAAGCTATTACGGCATCTCCGCTTCCTCAGTGCTTCTCGTCCAGTCACCTATTCTCCTTTGATGAATCTTAAACCCTCCGTTCGCACTTCTGGAGCCATACCCACTTTGCGTCGGGCCTTCCCTTGTAAACTCAAATACCTAGGTTTCGCCATCACCCGCCATAACGACCAACACCTTCAGCTTGGCGTGCGGAAATTTTCGACTCGCTCGTTCCGAACCAGGGCCGGGTCTGTCTCGGGGTCTGAGGTCTCTCGTGATCGTGAGAGAGGTCGAGAAGAAATTCGCGCTTCCAAGAGTTTAATTGAGGACGAGGCTGAACTTAGTGATTGGGTTGGTGAGTTAGGGTCGGACTTATTCCGTTCTAAACGCATTAATGGAGAAGAGGAGGAATCAGATTTCAGGAAGTCTCGTGGTGGAGATAGAGATTCTTTCTTGACTAAGAGGAGAAGAGAAAATGACACTGACGGGTTGGACGAGTCTAATAGGGGAGTGAATCGTAACTCAGCTAACGCATTATCAAGGAGTAATAATTCGAGGTTTGATGGGGATTTTGAGAATGGTAATGGGGAGCCTTTTTCGCGGACAAAGAATGGCAGGTTTGAGAGAGGAAATGCTGAGTCTTGTTCACAGAAGAGAAGTGAGAGGAAGGGCCGAGGGAGCTTCAAGCAAGAAGGGAAAAAATTTAGGAGAGAAACTCGTTTTTCCGATGATGATATTGGTGATGATGTGAATGAGGGGATAGAGAGAATTGTGGGTGGTATAGGGAATTTACTTAATGAGATAGTTAGTGATGGTGATGTTAGAGATGTTGATGATTATGATGATGAAGACGACAGTACTTTCAGGAAGAATGCCAGGACTTCAATTGGATTAGATGATGGGGGTGGTAAGACAAAAAGTTCACCTGGGAAATATGATTCTTATTTGAGTGAGACCAG ATTCGATCAATGTTTACTCTCCCCCTTGTCACTGAAGGGAATCAAGGATGCTGGATATGAGAAGATGACTATAGTACAGGAGGCATCTCTTCCTGTATTACTCAAAG GTAAGGATGTTCTGGCTAAGGCTAAAACAGGCACTGGAAAAACAGTAGCATTTTTG CTCCCTTCTATTGAAGTTGTCATAAAATCTCCTCCTGTTGGTCGTGATCAAAAGCAGCCCCCAATTCTTGTGCTGGTAGTATGCCCTACTCGAGAGCTTGCAACTCAAGCTGCTGCAGAAGCTAACACACTACTGAAGTATCATCCATCTATTGGAGTTCAAGTTGTCATAGGTGGTACAAGACTTAAAATGGAGCAAAAACGGATGCAAGTAAACCCCTGCCAG ATTCTTGTTGCAACTCCTGGAAGGCTCAGAGACCATATTGAGAATACTGCAGGATTTGCATCAAGGTTGATGGGCGTGAAAGTTCTTGTACTTGATGAAGCTGATCAGTTATTGGACATGGGATTTCGAAAAAgcattgacaaaataattgcTGCTGTTCCAAAAGAACGACAAACACTCTTGTTTTCTGCCACAGTTCCTGAAGAG GTTCGTCAGATTTGTCATATTGCTTTGAAAAGAGATCATGAATTCATCAATACTGTTGAAGAAGGAAGTGAGGAGACACACTCACAG GTCAAACAGATGCATTTAGTTGCTCCACTAGGCAGACACTTTCCCCTCCTGTATGTTCTTCTGAAAGAGCATGTTGCAGATAACATTGACTATAAG GTTCTTGTATTTTCTACCACTGCCATGGTAACCAGATTGGTCGCTGATCTTCTGGGTGAGCTAAAGCTGAATGTTAGAGAGATACACTCTAGAAAGCCACAGGGTTATAGAACCAGGGTTTCTGATGAATTTCGGAAATCAAAAGGTCTCATTCTTGTGACTTCAGATGTATCTGCTCGTGGGGTTGACTATCCTGATGTTACCCTTGTCATTCAG GTGGGTTTGCCTGCTGATAGAGAACAGTATATACATAGGCTTGGCCGAACTGGACGTAAAGGTAAAGAAGGGCAAGGCATATTGTTACTTGCTCCTTGGGAGGAATTCTTTTTATCTAGTATCAGGGATTTGCCAATAACAAAAGCTCCTGTGCCTTCACTTGATCCAGAGACACAGAAACAG GTACAGCGTGCACTTTCTCATGTGGAGAAGCAGAACAAAGCAGCAGCATACCAAGCATGGCTTGGTTATTATAATTCCACAAAGAAAGTGGGTAGGGACAAATATAGACTTGCAGAGCTTGCAAATGAATACAGTCGAAGCATGGGACTTGATATCCCGCCAGCGATTCCCAAGCGAGTCCTTGCCAAGATGGGTCTTAGGCATATACCGGGTTTGCGTACTCAATAA
- the LOC123207235 gene encoding DEAD-box ATP-dependent RNA helicase 31-like isoform X2 gives MPIKLLRHLRFLSASRPVTYSPLMNLKPSVRTSGAIPTLRRAFPCKLKYLGFAITRHNDQHLQLGVRKFSTRSFRTRAGSVSGSEVSRDRERGREEIRASKSLIEDEAELSDWVGELGSDLFRSKRINGEEEESDFRKSRGGDRDSFLTKRRRENDTDGLDESNRGVNRNSANALSRSNNSRFDGDFENGNGEPFSRTKNGRFERGNAESCSQKRSERKGRGSFKQEGKKFRRETRFSDDDIGDDVNEGIERIVGGIGNLLNEIVSDGDVRDVDDYDDEDDSTFRKNARTSIGLDDGGGKTKSSPGKYDSYLSETRFDQCLLSPLSLKGIKDAGYEKMTIVQEASLPVLLKGKDVLAKAKTGTGKTVAFLLPSIEVVIKSPPVGRDQKQPPILVLVVCPTRELATQAAAEANTLLKYHPSIGVQVVIGGTRLKMEQKRMQVNPCQILVATPGRLRDHIENTAGFASRLMGVKVLVLDEADQLLDMGFRKSIDKIIAAVPKERQTLLFSATVPEEICHIALKRDHEFINTVEEGSEETHSQVKQMHLVAPLGRHFPLLYVLLKEHVADNIDYKVLVFSTTAMVTRLVADLLGELKLNVREIHSRKPQGYRTRVSDEFRKSKGLILVTSDVSARGVDYPDVTLVIQVGLPADREQYIHRLGRTGRKGKEGQGILLLAPWEEFFLSSIRDLPITKAPVPSLDPETQKQVQRALSHVEKQNKAAAYQAWLGYYNSTKKVGRDKYRLAELANEYSRSMGLDIPPAIPKRVLAKMGLRHIPGLRTQ, from the exons ATGCCCATTAAGCTATTACGGCATCTCCGCTTCCTCAGTGCTTCTCGTCCAGTCACCTATTCTCCTTTGATGAATCTTAAACCCTCCGTTCGCACTTCTGGAGCCATACCCACTTTGCGTCGGGCCTTCCCTTGTAAACTCAAATACCTAGGTTTCGCCATCACCCGCCATAACGACCAACACCTTCAGCTTGGCGTGCGGAAATTTTCGACTCGCTCGTTCCGAACCAGGGCCGGGTCTGTCTCGGGGTCTGAGGTCTCTCGTGATCGTGAGAGAGGTCGAGAAGAAATTCGCGCTTCCAAGAGTTTAATTGAGGACGAGGCTGAACTTAGTGATTGGGTTGGTGAGTTAGGGTCGGACTTATTCCGTTCTAAACGCATTAATGGAGAAGAGGAGGAATCAGATTTCAGGAAGTCTCGTGGTGGAGATAGAGATTCTTTCTTGACTAAGAGGAGAAGAGAAAATGACACTGACGGGTTGGACGAGTCTAATAGGGGAGTGAATCGTAACTCAGCTAACGCATTATCAAGGAGTAATAATTCGAGGTTTGATGGGGATTTTGAGAATGGTAATGGGGAGCCTTTTTCGCGGACAAAGAATGGCAGGTTTGAGAGAGGAAATGCTGAGTCTTGTTCACAGAAGAGAAGTGAGAGGAAGGGCCGAGGGAGCTTCAAGCAAGAAGGGAAAAAATTTAGGAGAGAAACTCGTTTTTCCGATGATGATATTGGTGATGATGTGAATGAGGGGATAGAGAGAATTGTGGGTGGTATAGGGAATTTACTTAATGAGATAGTTAGTGATGGTGATGTTAGAGATGTTGATGATTATGATGATGAAGACGACAGTACTTTCAGGAAGAATGCCAGGACTTCAATTGGATTAGATGATGGGGGTGGTAAGACAAAAAGTTCACCTGGGAAATATGATTCTTATTTGAGTGAGACCAG ATTCGATCAATGTTTACTCTCCCCCTTGTCACTGAAGGGAATCAAGGATGCTGGATATGAGAAGATGACTATAGTACAGGAGGCATCTCTTCCTGTATTACTCAAAG GTAAGGATGTTCTGGCTAAGGCTAAAACAGGCACTGGAAAAACAGTAGCATTTTTG CTCCCTTCTATTGAAGTTGTCATAAAATCTCCTCCTGTTGGTCGTGATCAAAAGCAGCCCCCAATTCTTGTGCTGGTAGTATGCCCTACTCGAGAGCTTGCAACTCAAGCTGCTGCAGAAGCTAACACACTACTGAAGTATCATCCATCTATTGGAGTTCAAGTTGTCATAGGTGGTACAAGACTTAAAATGGAGCAAAAACGGATGCAAGTAAACCCCTGCCAG ATTCTTGTTGCAACTCCTGGAAGGCTCAGAGACCATATTGAGAATACTGCAGGATTTGCATCAAGGTTGATGGGCGTGAAAGTTCTTGTACTTGATGAAGCTGATCAGTTATTGGACATGGGATTTCGAAAAAgcattgacaaaataattgcTGCTGTTCCAAAAGAACGACAAACACTCTTGTTTTCTGCCACAGTTCCTGAAGAG ATTTGTCATATTGCTTTGAAAAGAGATCATGAATTCATCAATACTGTTGAAGAAGGAAGTGAGGAGACACACTCACAG GTCAAACAGATGCATTTAGTTGCTCCACTAGGCAGACACTTTCCCCTCCTGTATGTTCTTCTGAAAGAGCATGTTGCAGATAACATTGACTATAAG GTTCTTGTATTTTCTACCACTGCCATGGTAACCAGATTGGTCGCTGATCTTCTGGGTGAGCTAAAGCTGAATGTTAGAGAGATACACTCTAGAAAGCCACAGGGTTATAGAACCAGGGTTTCTGATGAATTTCGGAAATCAAAAGGTCTCATTCTTGTGACTTCAGATGTATCTGCTCGTGGGGTTGACTATCCTGATGTTACCCTTGTCATTCAG GTGGGTTTGCCTGCTGATAGAGAACAGTATATACATAGGCTTGGCCGAACTGGACGTAAAGGTAAAGAAGGGCAAGGCATATTGTTACTTGCTCCTTGGGAGGAATTCTTTTTATCTAGTATCAGGGATTTGCCAATAACAAAAGCTCCTGTGCCTTCACTTGATCCAGAGACACAGAAACAG GTACAGCGTGCACTTTCTCATGTGGAGAAGCAGAACAAAGCAGCAGCATACCAAGCATGGCTTGGTTATTATAATTCCACAAAGAAAGTGGGTAGGGACAAATATAGACTTGCAGAGCTTGCAAATGAATACAGTCGAAGCATGGGACTTGATATCCCGCCAGCGATTCCCAAGCGAGTCCTTGCCAAGATGGGTCTTAGGCATATACCGGGTTTGCGTACTCAATAA